The Flavobacterium psychrophilum genome includes a region encoding these proteins:
- a CDS encoding 9-O-acetylesterase yields the protein MKSFSGNIFLAVALSVCSILTAEAKVKLPSFFTDNMVLQQKATVPFWGQAAANTSIKVISSWDKKSYTVKADTNGNWTVNLKTPAYGGPYTISINDGDNVELKNILIGEVWLCSGQSNMEMPLDGWGKINNFQQEINNANYSQIRLLQAEHVDSAKPLNDLKVQHGGWQVCSPATIADFSSTAYFFAKKIYDKKHIPIGLLHSSWGGTLIEAWTSSGSLRKIHDFDAGLKALESDFDKDAMQKKYDADMKVWAATAEKADRGTTGKWDTKDFNDDSWKTMRLPQYWEYDALNAVDGVVWFRKEVDLPKSMIGKEITFEFFADDDDVLWVNGSRIGATSGYNVKRNYKIPASLWKEKGNVIAIRVTDATGGGGIYGKDTDIALKAGTETLELAGDWKYAVGVNYKELDAMPFLPAGQNRPSSLYNAMIHPLIKLPIAGVIWYQGESNADRAHQYQTLFPLLIADWREKFNNKDLPFFYVQLANFMKASAEPVPSAWAELREAQLQALKIPNTGMAVTTDIGDPLDIHPKNKQDVGYRLASIALAKVYGEKTEYSGPLYKSFVVKGSSAVVSFDHTTGMKAAENATLKGFAIAGADKIFHWANAKIQGNTIIVTSSKVKKPVAVRYNWADNPEGNLVNGAGLPASSFRTDDWQESTFGKK from the coding sequence ATGAAATCTTTTTCAGGAAACATTTTCTTAGCCGTTGCCTTATCGGTATGCAGTATATTAACTGCTGAGGCAAAGGTAAAACTACCTTCATTTTTTACAGACAATATGGTGTTGCAGCAAAAAGCAACCGTTCCTTTTTGGGGTCAGGCTGCGGCTAACACCAGTATAAAAGTTATCTCATCGTGGGATAAAAAAAGTTACACGGTAAAAGCAGACACCAATGGTAATTGGACGGTAAATTTAAAGACACCTGCTTATGGCGGGCCGTATACTATTTCTATTAATGACGGAGACAATGTAGAGCTTAAAAATATTCTCATTGGCGAAGTATGGCTATGCTCCGGCCAAAGTAATATGGAAATGCCGCTTGATGGCTGGGGTAAAATAAACAATTTTCAACAGGAAATTAATAATGCCAATTATTCGCAAATACGCCTGCTTCAGGCAGAGCATGTGGATAGCGCCAAACCTTTAAATGATCTTAAGGTTCAGCACGGCGGATGGCAGGTTTGCAGTCCTGCTACAATTGCAGACTTCTCTTCTACAGCATACTTCTTTGCTAAAAAAATATACGATAAGAAACACATACCTATCGGCTTGTTGCATAGCTCTTGGGGCGGTACTTTGATAGAAGCATGGACAAGCAGCGGATCGCTTCGTAAAATTCATGATTTTGATGCAGGCCTTAAAGCGTTAGAATCTGATTTTGATAAAGATGCAATGCAGAAAAAGTACGATGCCGATATGAAGGTGTGGGCTGCCACTGCGGAAAAGGCTGATAGAGGCACTACCGGAAAGTGGGATACTAAAGATTTTAACGACGACAGCTGGAAAACAATGAGGCTACCCCAATATTGGGAATATGATGCGCTTAACGCCGTTGACGGTGTTGTGTGGTTTCGTAAAGAAGTAGACCTTCCTAAAAGCATGATAGGTAAAGAAATTACTTTTGAATTTTTTGCTGACGATGACGATGTGCTTTGGGTAAATGGTAGCCGAATTGGCGCAACTTCGGGCTATAATGTGAAACGTAATTATAAGATTCCTGCATCTTTGTGGAAAGAAAAAGGAAATGTAATTGCTATACGGGTTACCGATGCTACAGGTGGTGGCGGTATTTACGGAAAAGATACGGATATTGCCTTAAAAGCAGGAACAGAAACATTAGAACTTGCAGGTGACTGGAAGTACGCGGTAGGGGTTAACTACAAAGAGCTTGATGCTATGCCGTTTCTGCCTGCGGGGCAAAACAGGCCATCATCGCTTTATAATGCAATGATTCATCCACTTATAAAATTACCTATTGCAGGTGTTATCTGGTATCAGGGTGAAAGTAATGCCGACAGGGCGCACCAGTATCAGACGTTGTTTCCTTTGCTTATTGCCGACTGGAGAGAAAAATTCAATAATAAAGACTTGCCATTTTTCTACGTGCAGCTGGCAAATTTTATGAAAGCATCGGCAGAGCCCGTTCCATCGGCATGGGCAGAACTTCGTGAAGCTCAGTTACAGGCGTTAAAGATACCTAACACCGGTATGGCTGTTACTACAGATATTGGAGATCCGTTAGATATTCATCCAAAAAATAAGCAGGATGTAGGGTACAGGCTGGCAAGTATCGCTTTGGCAAAAGTATATGGAGAGAAAACGGAATACTCAGGACCCTTATATAAATCTTTTGTTGTTAAAGGAAGTAGTGCTGTTGTGTCTTTTGATCATACTACAGGGATGAAAGCGGCTGAAAACGCTACACTAAAAGGGTTTGCAATAGCAGGAGCAGATAAAATTTTTCACTGGGCAAATGCTAAAATTCAGGGAAATACTATAATTGTAACATCGTCAAAGGTTAAAAAGCCTGTTGCGGTGCGTTACAACTGGGCAGATAATCCCGAAGGAAATTTAGTAAATGGGGCAGGTCTTCCGGCTTCGTCATTTAGAACAGATGACTGGCAGGAATCTACCTTTGGTAAAAAATAA
- a CDS encoding histidine kinase, protein MILIVDDIRANILALQKTLELHGLEVDSADSGEEALKKILKVEYSLIILDVQMPGMDGFEVAEILAGSNRTKDIPVIFLSAVNKEKKFISKGYESGGVDYITKPVDPDLLILKVKTFLKLYEQNLELKNIRDLLSKEVEIRKEAQENLENKVAERTQELQSKNSELEFSNHELQQFAWVVSHDLKEPLRKIETFIKIIKERYLKDDDIARDYVFRTVRSAERMSNLITDLLDYSRLSSGVVAESTDLNLILDEVIADFDYRIEEKKAAIHKTKLPILTGVPSQLRQLFQNLLSNSLKFTRQDVDPVITVTAETIADKSFDSELSENGNYCRITVTDNGIGFNEVYLDKIFKIFQSLNDRNAYEGTGIGLAIANKIIEKHNGIITAKSSPGSGASFIMVLPL, encoded by the coding sequence ATGATACTAATTGTAGACGATATAAGGGCCAATATATTAGCCTTACAAAAAACACTTGAACTTCACGGATTAGAGGTAGATTCTGCCGACTCTGGTGAAGAAGCATTGAAAAAAATCCTTAAAGTAGAGTATTCCCTTATTATTCTCGACGTGCAGATGCCCGGTATGGATGGCTTTGAAGTAGCCGAGATATTAGCTGGCAGTAATCGTACCAAGGATATTCCGGTTATATTTTTATCGGCGGTAAACAAAGAGAAAAAGTTCATTTCTAAAGGTTATGAAAGTGGAGGGGTTGATTATATCACCAAACCTGTAGACCCGGATTTACTTATACTTAAAGTGAAGACTTTCCTTAAGTTGTATGAGCAAAACCTTGAGCTTAAAAACATACGCGACCTGTTGTCTAAAGAAGTAGAGATACGTAAAGAAGCACAGGAAAACCTTGAAAATAAGGTTGCCGAAAGAACACAGGAACTTCAGTCTAAAAATAGCGAGCTTGAATTTAGTAACCACGAATTGCAACAGTTTGCGTGGGTGGTTTCTCACGATTTGAAAGAACCGCTGCGTAAAATTGAAACGTTTATAAAAATAATTAAGGAGCGTTACCTAAAGGATGATGATATTGCCCGTGATTATGTTTTTAGAACAGTGAGATCGGCAGAACGAATGTCTAACCTTATTACAGATCTGCTTGATTACTCGCGACTTTCATCGGGAGTGGTGGCTGAAAGTACAGACCTTAACCTTATTTTAGACGAGGTTATTGCCGACTTTGATTACCGTATTGAAGAGAAAAAAGCAGCGATACATAAAACAAAACTTCCAATACTTACTGGCGTACCAAGTCAATTGAGGCAATTATTTCAGAATCTTTTGAGTAATTCGCTTAAATTTACCCGCCAGGATGTCGATCCGGTTATTACTGTGACCGCAGAAACTATAGCAGACAAAAGCTTTGACAGTGAGCTGTCTGAGAACGGCAATTATTGCAGAATAACAGTAACCGATAACGGAATTGGCTTTAATGAGGTTTATCTCGATAAGATATTTAAGATTTTCCAGAGCCTGAACGATCGTAATGCTTACGAAGGAACGGGGATTGGACTGGCAATAGCCAATAAGATAATAGAAAAACACAACGGAATAATTACCGCAAAAAGCAGCCCGGGCAGTGGTGCAAGCTTTATTATGGTATTGCCACTATAA
- a CDS encoding luciferase has protein sequence MEIGIDSFAAAPVTANPGTPAQNAKALNDLLERIETADRAGLDIFGIGEHHRKEFLDSANEIILAAAAARTKRIKLTSAVTVLSAADPVRVFQSFATLDLISQGRAEIVVGRGSFTEAFPLFGFNLHDYRELFIEKLELLLKIRDNETINWEGKFRPALHDQPIYPRPLQNELPIWLGVGGTRESFVRAGVLGLPLMIAIIGGETRHFSQMVELYREAGEKAGHSPDKLKVGVHSLGYVAETTEKAVEAFFPGYAETFTRIGKERGWPAVTRPHFDSQNGPTGALLVGGPEEIAEKLLRHSEVLGGVSRFTFQMDNAGLSHEQLTNAIELIGSKVMPLVNG, from the coding sequence ATGGAAATTGGAATAGACAGTTTTGCTGCCGCACCTGTAACAGCAAACCCGGGCACACCTGCCCAAAACGCAAAAGCACTAAACGACTTACTGGAACGTATTGAAACTGCCGATAGAGCCGGCCTTGATATTTTTGGCATTGGCGAACATCATCGTAAAGAATTTTTAGATTCGGCAAATGAGATAATCCTTGCAGCTGCGGCTGCACGTACGAAACGTATTAAGCTTACTAGTGCTGTAACGGTACTGAGTGCTGCCGATCCGGTTAGGGTTTTCCAGAGTTTTGCTACGCTGGACCTTATATCTCAGGGAAGAGCAGAAATTGTAGTTGGCCGTGGTTCTTTTACCGAAGCTTTTCCTCTTTTTGGCTTTAACCTTCATGATTACAGGGAACTCTTTATTGAAAAGTTGGAACTGTTACTTAAAATTCGCGATAACGAAACCATAAACTGGGAGGGTAAATTCAGGCCTGCGTTGCACGACCAGCCTATATATCCCCGTCCGCTACAAAATGAATTGCCAATATGGCTTGGAGTTGGTGGTACCAGAGAATCGTTTGTTCGTGCCGGAGTTCTGGGGCTACCACTTATGATAGCAATTATTGGCGGCGAAACACGTCACTTCAGCCAGATGGTAGAACTATATAGGGAAGCCGGAGAAAAGGCAGGGCATTCACCCGATAAGCTAAAAGTTGGCGTTCACTCATTAGGTTATGTTGCCGAGACGACCGAAAAAGCGGTTGAAGCTTTCTTTCCGGGCTATGCCGAAACCTTTACCCGCATAGGCAAAGAGCGCGGATGGCCGGCAGTTACGCGTCCACATTTCGATTCACAAAACGGACCAACCGGTGCACTTCTTGTTGGCGGCCCCGAAGAAATTGCAGAAAAATTACTAAGGCACAGTGAAGTTCTGGGAGGTGTTTCTCGATTTACATTTCAAATGGATAACGCCGGGCTTTCTCATGAGCAGCTAACCAATGCAATTGAACTGATAGGAAGTAAAGTTATGCCATTAGTAAACGGATAA
- a CDS encoding GntR family transcriptional regulator: MEKLKTEYIYNRIAANIEQKILGGVLKTGEKLPSVRIISQENGISISTVLQSYYVLESKGLVEARPQSGYYVTYCSRLLPNLVETSTPNNPAGPEETESIISRVYSEIGRKDKLQFSLGVPATELLPVAKLNKAFMHAVRDMDSSGTNYEPVEGNLKLRRQIARHSYMWDGNLKETDIITSAGCMNALANCLISLVSKGDTIAVESPVYFGILQLANSLGLNVLELPTNAITGIEIEALEKELKNNTIQLCLLVSNFSNPLGSCMPDEHKKKVVELMEHYNVPLIEDDLYGDIYFGAHRPKSLKTYDKSGNVLWCGSFSKTLAPGYRVGWVAPGKYKDKVLKTKQFHNISSTTLTQEAIGSFLENGRYENHLRKLRNTLHGNSLNYLRTIGESFPEDTKVSRPNGGFMLWLELNKDIDTFRLYEQAVKHNISIAPGRMFTLQQQYNNCLRLSYGLHWTEEVEQGLRKIGSLAKGLF; this comes from the coding sequence ATGGAAAAGCTAAAAACAGAATATATTTACAATAGGATTGCAGCCAATATAGAACAGAAAATACTTGGTGGCGTACTAAAGACTGGTGAAAAGCTGCCGTCAGTACGGATAATAAGCCAGGAAAACGGTATAAGTATCAGTACGGTATTACAATCATATTATGTTTTAGAAAGCAAAGGACTTGTAGAAGCAAGGCCGCAGTCCGGTTACTATGTAACCTACTGTAGCAGGCTGCTTCCCAATCTGGTAGAGACCAGTACACCCAATAATCCGGCTGGACCTGAAGAGACAGAGAGTATTATTTCCCGGGTATATTCTGAAATTGGCAGAAAAGATAAGCTGCAATTTTCTTTGGGAGTTCCGGCAACTGAGTTACTTCCTGTAGCTAAGCTAAACAAAGCTTTTATGCATGCTGTACGTGATATGGACAGTAGCGGTACCAATTATGAACCTGTGGAAGGTAACCTTAAACTGCGCCGCCAGATTGCCCGTCACTCTTATATGTGGGATGGTAATTTAAAAGAAACCGATATTATAACTTCGGCAGGATGTATGAACGCGCTGGCGAATTGCCTGATATCATTAGTTTCTAAAGGCGATACAATAGCTGTTGAGAGTCCGGTTTATTTTGGTATCCTTCAGTTAGCTAATAGTTTAGGGTTAAATGTTTTGGAATTGCCAACGAATGCTATCACTGGGATTGAGATTGAAGCACTTGAAAAAGAACTGAAAAACAATACAATACAACTATGCCTGTTAGTAAGTAACTTCAGTAATCCGTTGGGTAGCTGCATGCCCGACGAGCATAAAAAAAAGGTTGTTGAACTTATGGAGCATTATAATGTTCCGTTAATAGAAGATGACCTGTATGGCGATATCTATTTTGGTGCGCATAGGCCAAAATCGCTTAAGACGTATGATAAAAGCGGCAATGTATTGTGGTGCGGATCGTTCTCTAAAACCCTTGCTCCGGGTTACAGAGTAGGGTGGGTTGCTCCCGGAAAATATAAAGACAAAGTTTTGAAAACAAAGCAGTTTCATAATATATCGTCAACTACTCTAACACAGGAAGCTATTGGTAGTTTCCTCGAAAACGGGCGTTATGAAAACCATCTTAGAAAGCTTAGGAATACACTTCATGGTAATTCGCTAAACTATCTTAGGACGATTGGCGAGAGCTTTCCTGAAGATACTAAAGTATCGCGCCCTAACGGAGGGTTTATGCTTTGGCTGGAACTAAACAAAGATATAGATACTTTCAGGCTCTACGAACAGGCAGTAAAACATAATATCAGTATTGCGCCGGGACGTATGTTTACCCTTCAGCAGCAATATAACAACTGTTTACGACTGAGTTACGGCCTTCACTGGACAGAAGAAGTAGAGCAGGGTTTACGTAAAATAGGCAGCTTGGCAAAAGGACTTTTTTAG
- a CDS encoding short-chain dehydrogenase, producing MKNSNQKVWFVTGASKGLGLSLVKRLLNEGHNVTATSRSLSDLESAVGSHINFLPLAVDILNEESVADAVDKTINHFGSLDVVVNNAGYGLLGALEELTDAESRQNFDVNVFGSLNVIRHALPQLRKQQSGHIFNIASIGGFTGDFPGFGIYCATKFAVHGFTESLAAEVAPFGIHATVVSPGYFRTNFLEGSSLATPKNAIEDYKSVRDSQLAHENDINNNQPGDPDKAAAVLIEVASMAQPPVQLFLGPDAYHLAEVKMQSVQKELEALRHIAAATNFDN from the coding sequence ATGAAAAATTCAAATCAAAAAGTATGGTTTGTAACAGGTGCATCAAAAGGACTAGGCCTGTCACTTGTTAAACGATTATTAAACGAAGGCCATAACGTAACAGCTACTTCAAGGAGTCTTTCTGACCTGGAGAGTGCTGTAGGAAGCCATATTAATTTTTTACCGCTTGCAGTAGATATTCTAAATGAAGAAAGCGTTGCTGATGCGGTTGATAAAACCATAAACCATTTCGGTAGTCTGGATGTTGTAGTAAACAATGCAGGTTATGGATTGTTAGGTGCATTAGAAGAACTTACCGATGCAGAAAGCAGGCAGAATTTTGATGTTAATGTATTCGGATCGCTTAACGTTATACGTCATGCATTACCACAATTAAGAAAACAGCAATCAGGGCATATTTTCAATATAGCATCAATTGGTGGATTTACAGGTGATTTCCCCGGCTTTGGAATTTACTGCGCTACTAAATTTGCAGTCCATGGCTTTACAGAATCGCTTGCTGCTGAGGTTGCGCCATTTGGCATCCATGCTACAGTAGTTTCTCCCGGTTACTTTAGGACTAACTTTTTAGAAGGCAGTTCTTTGGCAACACCTAAAAATGCTATTGAAGACTATAAATCGGTTAGGGACTCGCAATTGGCTCATGAAAACGACATTAACAATAATCAACCCGGCGACCCCGATAAGGCAGCAGCCGTGCTAATTGAAGTTGCTTCTATGGCACAGCCGCCGGTTCAGTTATTCCTTGGGCCAGATGCTTATCACCTGGCTGAGGTAAAAATGCAGTCGGTACAAAAAGAACTTGAGGCGTTAAGGCATATAGCCGCAGCCACAAATTTTGATAACTAA